The following are encoded together in the Clostridiaceae bacterium genome:
- a CDS encoding sugar ABC transporter permease — translation LLVLGNVPLVLIFSFFISVVVYNKSEFIRSFTRAAFYFPAVSSVVSIGLVWKWIFNPIHGILNYVLGIFGIEGVNWLGDKRYALPSLVIVLFTLSLGQPVILYIASIGNIPATYAEAAEIDGASRWVQIRKIIWPLVKPTTLYIIIITTINSFQTFAIVQLLTGGGPFYSTSTIVFQLYKTAFEFGEFGLATAMGVILAVIVVIISVFQYKYLSTDIEY, via the coding sequence TACTATTGGTTCTGGGTAATGTACCCCTTGTACTGATATTTTCATTTTTCATATCTGTTGTTGTATATAATAAGAGTGAATTTATAAGATCCTTTACCAGGGCAGCTTTTTATTTTCCTGCTGTATCAAGTGTTGTAAGTATAGGTTTGGTTTGGAAATGGATATTTAATCCCATTCATGGTATTTTAAATTATGTATTGGGTATTTTCGGGATAGAAGGAGTAAACTGGCTTGGTGATAAGAGGTATGCGCTCCCGTCACTGGTAATAGTGCTCTTTACTTTATCCTTAGGACAACCGGTAATTTTATATATAGCGTCAATTGGAAATATTCCTGCAACATATGCAGAAGCTGCAGAAATTGATGGTGCCTCAAGATGGGTCCAGATAAGAAAAATAATATGGCCATTGGTTAAGCCAACTACATTGTACATAATAATAATTACAACAATCAATTCATTCCAGACATTTGCCATTGTGCAACTGTTAACAGGAGGCGGTCCTTTTTACAGTACCTCAACAATAGTGTTTCAGCTCTATAAGACAGCATTTGAATTTGGTGAATTTGGCCTGGCGACAGCTATGGGAGTAATATTGGCAGTTATTGTAGTAATAATATCTGTTTTCCAATACAAGTATTTATCCACTGATATAGAGTATTAA
- a CDS encoding carbohydrate ABC transporter permease produces MALLFLFPFYWMISNSFKSLFVAISIPPEWFPKKPIIDNYVQLFRHNTFRWLLNSIIVSAGTTILVLLTSSMAGYSLSKKEYPGRNQIFWLFVAVMTLPKQVLLVPLFILMREMNLFDTYTGLIVPAVGWPFGVFLMKQFTQTMPSELLQSADIDGCSEWQKFVKIVLPLVKPGLGALAIFTFMSSWNDYFWQLIMIKRTTMKTLPLGVAGFQEEFNNNYGIMMAGSTLASLPMLVVFLLFQKYFTQGITLGAIKG; encoded by the coding sequence ATGGCATTATTGTTTTTATTTCCTTTTTACTGGATGATAAGCAATTCATTTAAATCGCTCTTTGTGGCTATATCCATACCACCGGAATGGTTCCCTAAAAAACCAATAATAGATAATTATGTACAGTTATTCAGACATAATACTTTCCGTTGGTTATTAAACAGTATTATAGTATCTGCGGGAACAACCATACTGGTGCTTCTTACCAGTTCAATGGCAGGTTATTCTCTTTCAAAAAAGGAGTATCCGGGGAGAAATCAGATATTCTGGCTATTTGTGGCTGTAATGACTTTGCCGAAGCAGGTTCTGCTTGTTCCATTATTTATATTGATGAGAGAAATGAACCTGTTTGATACTTATACAGGCTTAATTGTACCTGCAGTAGGCTGGCCTTTTGGAGTATTTCTCATGAAGCAGTTTACCCAGACCATGCCATCGGAATTGTTACAGTCGGCAGATATAGATGGATGCAGTGAGTGGCAGAAGTTTGTCAAGATAGTTTTACCGCTGGTAAAGCCTGGGCTTGGAGCTCTTGCAATATTTACGTTTATGTCCTCATGGAACGACTATTTCTGGCAGTTGATCATGATAAAACGAACCACAATGAAAACACTGCCTTTAGGAGTTGCAGGTTTTCAGGAAGAGTTCAACAACAATTATGGAATAATGATGGCAGGCAGTACACTTGCATCACTGCCCATGCTGGTGGTTTTCCTGCTTTTCCAGAAATACTTTACCCAGGGAATCACGCTGGGGGCAATAAAGGGATAA